The Natrinema saccharevitans genome includes the window GTTCAAGCGCAGTACCGTTGGATTTACTCGCGATCTATCGAGTTCCATTGTGTGAGCTACTTCCACCCGTTCGGAAAAGGTGTGGTGTAGTTCCCATGAGTGATACACAACTCGGCACCCACGAGTGGTGGGAGTCGTACAAGGAGACGGTAAACGGCGATCCGGAACTGGACGTCAGGGGACACGACGAGTTTTCCGAGAACTTCTACGTGGAGATCGGCGACGAGCGCGTGCTCCTCGAGATGAGCGGTGGCGAGATCGAGAACCTCGTTCCGAACCCGACGATGAACCATCAATGGTCGTTCGGCGTCGAAGGCGACCGAGAGGCGTGGGAAGAGTTCATTCAAGAGACGCCGCCCGCGTTCAACCACGAGATCATCGCCTCGCATTACCGGAGTGCGGTCCGTAACGAAGATGGCCACCTGCAGTTGACCGGCGACAACAAGAGGATCTTCCAGCACCTCCGCGCGTTCCAGCGGACGCTCGATCTGATGCGAGTCGCACACAACGACGGGGGGAGCTGAGTATGGCGGGAAGCTACCAGCCGGGCGACGTCGAACCGATCAGCGGCTCGTACGTCCACGTGGAAGTGGAGGGCGTCGACCACCGGATCTATTTCGAGGAGAACGGCCCCGAAGACGGGATTCCGCTGCTCTGTCAGCACACCGCCGGCAATAACTGTCAGGAGTGGCGCCACCTCCTGACCGACGACGAGATAACCGAGGAGTTCCGCGTCATCGCCCACGACTTGCCCTACCACGGGAAATCGGTTCCGCCGACCACCCAGGACTGGTGGACCGAGGACTACACGATGACGGCCGAGAAGTTCACCGAGACGCTCGTCAACCTTGCCGACGCGCTCGACCTCGAGGATCCGATCTACATGGGCTCGAGCATGGGCGGCAACATCGCGCTCGAGTTGGCCGACTGGTATCCCGAGCGGTTCCGGGCGCTGATCGGCCTCGAGTGCGGTGCCCACAGCCCGGGCTTTTACATCGATTGGCTCGATCACCCCGAGGTAAACACGACGGAGGTCAACGCCTACGCCTGCTGGGGGCTGATGGCTCCCCAGAGCCCCGAGCAAACGAAACGCGAGACGATGTACCTCTACGAGCAGGGTGCGACGGGCGTGTTCAAGGGCGACCTCTACTACTACTCCGTCGACCATGACTACCGCGACAAGCTCGAAGAGGTCAACGCCGACGAGTGCCCCCTCTACATCGCCAACGGGGAGTACGACTATCTGACCACGCCGGAGGACGGCCGCCAGACCGCCGAAGGGATCGGCGAGGGCGCGACCGCGATCGAGTTCGCCGAGATCGGTCACTTCCCGATGAGCGAACACCCGGAGCTGTTCAACGCCTACGTTCGCGAGGTCCTCGCCGACGTCACCGGTGACCGAGACGACGAGCTTCCGGACGTCCTCGAACCCGACGACGTCGGGATCGAACTCCACCAGAAGGGGCCGGCCCGGGAGACGGAGACCGACTAGCGGCTCACTTCTCCGGGCAATCGAATCGCGTTGCGGCTCCGTCTCGGCTTTTCGAGCGGACCGATCGACGGGTGCGTGAGACGCAAGAGCTTTATTGTCCGTGTCTAGTTCTCACGTAACACCCGCTATGCCGGACAAGACGCGCGGTTCCAACGGAGTCGCCGAACAGGAAACCGACGATGGCACCGTTCGCATCTTCGATACGGAAAACGATGCGGCCTGGCTCGAATCCGACACGACGCTCTCGATCGCCTGGCAGACCTGAAAAGGGAGTCCGAGCGGCCGGAACGCGGTTTTTGAACGGTCCCTCGAGGGAGCGGGTCCAACCGGTCGCGGCCTCGAGACGAGGTGATCGGGGTCGACGACGCCTACCGCGACTCGCAGATCGCCAGGAAGTTCTCGAAGATCTCCTCGCCCTCCTCGGTGTGGGCGACCTCGGGATGCCACTGGACGCCGTAGAGGTCGCGGTCGGTGTCGCTCATCGCCTCGACGTCACAGACGTCGCTTCGCGCGGTCAGCTCGAACCCCGCGGGCAGTTCGGTGACCTCGTCGGCGTGGCTCGCCCAGACGCGGGTCTCGGGGTGCAAGGAGCCGGTCAGCGGGTCGTCGTCGTCGACGATGTCGACCGTCACGTCCGCGTAGCCGCCGTACTCGCCGCTGCCGACGCTGCCGCCCAGTTCCGCGGCGATCAGTTGCATCCCCAGACAGATACCGAGTACCGGCACGTCCGCCTCGAGATACGCGGCGGACTTCCCGATCCGGTCCATATCGGGGCCGCCCGAGAGGACGACGCCGTCGGCGTCGACCTCCTCGGGAGGCGTGTCGTTGTCTACGATCTCCGTGTCGACGCCGAGGTCGCGAAGCGCCCGGCCCTCGAGGTGGGTGAACTGTCCGTGGTTGTCCACCACGACGATCTTCGTCATTGGGTGTCCGTAGCGGACGACCCGATAAAAGCGGTCCGGAACGCGCTCTCGCGAGTCCTCTCGTCTGCAGGACCCGCCTCGCTCTGCGGGAGTACCGCGAACGGTATCGAGATGTCGGCCGCCCACTCCACACGGCGGAAACGCGCCGCCGCGAGTCGCGCGTTCCGGTACGTTTATGCGTTCGTCGCCGGATACCAACGGTATGGCAGTCGATCTCGGCCAATTCGATCATCCGTCGTGGCTCACCGTGGCGGGGACCGGCCTCGGGTACGCGCTGATCCTCGTCGTACTGACGCTGGCCATGTTCATCGTACCGTGGCTCGTCTTCTCGGCGCTGTAGGCGACGGCCCCAAGTCCCGTTCGATCGGTTCTCGCGACCGTCACGACCGCCGAGGAGTAGGGCCAGATACTACTCCCTCGACGTGGACGGTCGCCTGTGAGCGACCACACGCAGCGACTCGAGCCCGAGCGGGGCGACGGGACGAAGCCGTGGCCGCTCTTCGTGGCCCTCGGCCTCGCCGGCTCCGAGGTCGGCATCGTCGTCGGCCTCGGTCCCGTCGCCGTCGCCGGCCTCGTGGTCTTTGCCGCCAGCCTCGCCGGAATCCTGGTTGACGCCGGCTACGTCGATCGGCCGCTTCCGTTCGCGGCAAAAACGGGCGCGGCGTTCGTGGCCGTCGGCGCGATACTGGCCGCCCACGGGACCGGAACGGTATCGATCGCCCTCCTCGAGCCCCTTACGGGGCTCGCGAGCAGGGGCGTTGCGCTGCTCGTCGCCGGGATCGCGACGCTCGTCGGCGCTGGCCTGCTGTGGACGCGGCGACCGGCGGACGAGCGTCCCGACCGATAGACACTGACTCACTCGAGAACACACAATGAGCAGACGCGCCTTCGACGCCGAAGTCACGCTCGATCTCGCGGTGAACCTGCTGCCGTTCCTGATCATGGCGTTTTTCGTCGGCGTCTTCGCCGTGTTCAACCCGTGGGGGGTCGACCCGCTCCAGTCGGCGCTCCAGTTTTCGATCCTGTTCGCGACGATGGGCGCGCTCGCGGTCGCGACCTATCTGGCCGCGCGGGCGATCGAAACCGACGACCGGACCCGCCACGACGCGGGCGACTCCTGACCGGCGGTCAGTTGATCACCAACACGAACCCGGTGATCGCCATCAGGACGGCGATGCCGACCAAGAGGAGTAAGAACAGTTCCTTCTCCGCGAGTCGGCCTCGAGCGCCCCGAGCGGTCCCGTCGTCGATCTCGTCCGAAGCCATCCTCACGGCGGCTACACCGCGGCCCCAAAAGAGCGTTTCCCGGGCCGGTGTAATCGCCTCCACCGTCACGGTCGTGGTCGGTCCCGATTTCGCGCCCCTCAGGCCAGCCCGATCTCCTCGCTGTAGGCCCCGTACCGCTCCTCGAAGACGGCCATGATCTCGCCCATCGTCGCGTAGGCCTTCACCGCGTCGACGATGTACGGCATCGTGTTCTCGCCGCGCTCGCAGGCCTCGTCGAGCGCCTCGAGCGCGTCCTCGACGGCCGCGTCGTCCCGGTCTGCCTTGACCGACTCGAGGCGCTCGAGTTGGCGCTCGGCGGTCGCCTCGTCGATCTGTAGGATGTCGGGGCTAGTGTCTTCCTCCAGTGTGTACTCGTTGACGCCGACGACGATCTCCCCGCCGCGCTCGACGCGTTCCTGGTACTCGTAGGAGGCCTCCTGAATCTCCCGGAGGAAGTAGCCGTCCCCGATGCCGTTGAGGATCCCGTCCCGGACCGACCCGTTGCCCATCTCGCGGATCTCCTCGATGTAGGCCATCGCCGTCGCCTCGATCTCGTCGGTGAGCGCCTCGACGGCGAAGGAGCCGCCCATGGGGTCGACGATGTCGGCCGCGCCGGACTCCTCGGCGATGATCTGCTGGGTTCGCAGGGCGACCCGGACGGCCTTCTCGCCGGGCAGGGCCAGCGCCTCGTCGAAGCTGTTGGTATGCAGCGACTGGGTGCCCCCGAGGACGCCGGCCAGCGCCTGAATCGTCACCCGGGCGACGTTGTTCAGCGGCTGCTGGGCGGTCAGCGACTGGCCCGCCGTCTGCGTGTGGAATTTCAGCCGCTTGGATTCGTCGGCCGCGGCGTCGTACCAGTCGTCCATCACCCGGGCGTAGATCCGTCGCGCCGCCCGGAACTTCGCAATCTCCTCGAAGAAGGAGTTGTGACAGTTGAAGAAAAAGGACAGTCGTGGAGCGAACTCGTCGACATCGAGGCCGCGTTCGACGGCGTCCTCGACGTAGCCGAAGCCGTCCGCGAGGGTGAAGGCCAACTCCTGGGCCGCCGTCGAGCCCGCCTCGCGGATGTGATAGCCCGAGACCGAGATCGGGTGGAACTTCGGCGTCTCGGCCGTGCTGAACTCGACGACGTCGGTGACGAGATCGAGCGACGGCTCGGGCGGGATCACCCACTCCTTCTGGGCGATGAACTCCTTGAACATGTCGTTCTGGAGGGTGCCCCGCAGCTGCTGGCGGTCGACGCCGCGCCGGTCGGCCAGCGCGACGTACATCGCGTAGATCACCGGCGCGGAGGGGTTGATCGTGAACGAAGTCGAGATTGCCGCGAGATCGATCCCCTCGAAGAGGATCTCCATGTCCCGCAGCGTGTCGACGGCGACGCCTTCCTTGCCGATCTCGCCCTCGCTCATGGGGTCGTCCGAGTCCAGCCCCATCAGCGAGGGCATGTCGAACGCCACCGAGAGGCCGGTCTGGCCCTCGTCGATCAGGTAGTGAAACCGCTCGTTGGTCTCCTCGGCGGTTCCGAAGCCGGCGAACTGCCGCATCGTCCAGGTCCGTCCGCGATACATCGTCGGATACGGCCCGCGGGTGTACGGTTCCTCGCCCGGGAATCCCAGGTCCTCGCGGTAGTCGAGATCCGAGACGTCGTCGGGCGTGTAGAGTCGATCGACCTCGTGATTCGACACCGTCGCGAACCGCTCCTTTCGCTCACCGCGGCGCTCGAGGGTGGGCGCGAGCGTCTCCCGCTCCCACTCGTCGGCCGCCTCGCGGATCGCCTCGAGGTCCTCGTCGTCGTACATGCTCGTAATATTTGCCGCCACCGTCAATGAAGGTTCGGGGCGACGGACCGCGCTGAGAACGCCGCCGTTCGGGCACGGAGGCGAAATTAGGCGTGTCGATGATCGCGTCGAGCAGTGAGAATATCGTCGGCCCAGTCGACGTCGACGCGGTGACGGGGCGTTCCCGAGAGCCCGTCGCGGCTGACGATCTCGAACGTCCGGTTCCGGGCGTCGGGGGTAAACGGTGCGGCCGCCATGACCCGTGCGACGTCCGCCCGGGGGATCGAACCGGCGACGGAGTCCCCGCCCTGCCCGACGATGACGTCGCCGCTCGGCGGGTCGTCCGTGAGCCGTCCCGGACGCACGATCGTGTACCCAAGCCCCGATCGGCGCAACGCGGTCTCGGCGTCCCGTTTGGCCCGGAGTGACCCTCGGAGCAAGAGCCGGGCCGGGAGCGACAACCCCGCCTTCGAGTCGCCGACCCCGATCGCGCTCTCGAAGACGAAGTACGAAACCTCCGCGGCGACGGCGGCGGTGACGAGGTTGATGACGCCGGTCCGATCGACCAGTTTGGTGCCGATCGTGTGGCGCAGGCTCGGCGGCGTTCCGAGCGCACAGCAGACGAGGTCACAGTCCTCGACGGCCGCGACGGCGTCGCCCGAGTCGAAAAAGTCGGCGACGACCACCTCGTCGGCCCCGTGGCGCCCGAGCGCGTCGACGTTTCCGTAGGAGCGCGTGGTCGCACGGACGGTGAGATCGGTCGGGCGGAGGACGGACAGCAGTTCCTCGCCGGTGGCCCCGCTGGCACCGGCGACGAGGACGCGGTCGAGTGGCTGTGAGTCGGTCATCGAGTCAGTTACTGGACCGACACGGAAAACGCTCAGCAGCGGTCGGCGGGCGTGACTGTCTCCGCCGAGTGCGAGACGCCGGGAGACGCCGCGACCGCAGCCGGTCGCCTCGTTCGGCAGCGAGAACAGGTCGCGAACCTCGCAGTCGGGATCGTCGGTCGGATCGAGTCGGTCGGCCGGTCGAACCGCCGTCGCGGTCCCCCGGTCCGCTATCGCGTCAATTATTAACTGGGAACATGTGGGTAGCCGACATGGATCGAATTTCGCTCGGCAACGACGAGTTCGAGGGTCGGAACAACGCCTACGTTCTCGCCGACGACGCCGCGGGCGAACTCGCGCTCGTCGACACCGGGATCGCGGTCGATCCGGTCCGGACGGACCTCCGCGACGGGCTGGCCAACCGCGGCTACGAGACCGCCGACATCGACGCCATCGTCCTCACGCACTTCCACGCCGACCACGCCGGCCTGGCCGGCGAGATTCAGGCCGAGAGCGGGGCCACGGTCTACGTCCACGAGGCTGACGCCCCACTCGTCGCCGGTGAAGAAGACGCCGTCGCGGCCGTCGAGGATCGTCGCCGCGAACTGCTCGCGGAGTGGGGCGTCCCCGAGGACGCCCGGCGGGCACTGCTCGCGTTCTTCGAGTCGGCCGAGATCGAGGGCCCGCCGGCCGAGACGACGCCCGTCGAGGACGGCGACATCCTCGCGGTCGGCGGCCACCGCCTCGAGACGGTCCACGCGCCGGGCCACGCGGCGGGGCTGTGCTGTTTCGAGATCGACGACGGCGACGAGGCCTTCGTCGGCGACGCCCTGCTGCCGGTGTACACACCCAACGTCGGCGGTGCGGACGTCCGGGTCGACCGCCCCCTCGAGAAGTACGTCGGGACGCTGGAACGACTCGTCGACCGCGACTACGACCGGGCCTGGCCCGGCCACCGCGACCCCATCGACGACCCGACCGCCCGCGCCGAGACCATCCTCGAGCACCACCGCGAGCGGGCGGCGACGATCGTCGAGTTCCTGGCCGACCACGGCCCGGCCGACGCCTGGACGGTCAGTTCTCACCTGTTCGGCGACCTCGAGGGGATCCACATCCTCCACGGCCCCGGCGAGGCCTACGCCCACCTCGATCACCTCCGCCACGAGGGGATCGTCGCGTTCGAGGACGGGAAGTACCGGCTCGAGCGGGAGCCGGACGCCACCGAACCGATCGTCTGATCCGAACTCTTCGGTCGGTTTCACGTAACCGCAACCTCCTGGAATCCGGCGAGATCGAACTCTCCGGCCTGAACGACGAGTATAGTAGCCGGTGAAACGATTCACACACCGATCGCAACGCTGTCGTGCGATCAGGTGTGCAATGACGTTCAGCGGCTACGATACGTCCGCGAGGCGTCCGTCGGCATCCACTGACCGAGCGGTTCGGTTCGAATTTTTCAGCCGGCTCGACGGAAAGCGCTAGCGCTGCCCGTCGGTCTCGAGGCCACCCTGAAGTGCCGCGACGGCGTCGCGAAAGTCGTCGGGGATCCGGGTCGGCTCCTCGGTCTCGGTGTCGACGGCGACCTGCGTGACGGTGCCGTCGACCAGGACCGCGTCGTCGCGTTCCCGTTTCGCCCGGTACTCGTACTCGAGACTCGAGGTCCCGATGTCGGCGACCCGGAGTTCGTTGACGATGACGTCCTCGAACTCCGCGCCGGCTCGGTAGTTCAACTCGGTGTTGACGACGTGGATCTGCCAGCCGTCCGCACGCATTTGCTCGTAGCCGTAGTCGATCGCGCGGAAGAACGCGGAGACGGCCTCGTCCTGAAACGTGAAGTACTCCCCGTAGAAGACGATTCCCTGCTGGTCGGTCTCGGCGAACCGAACGCGGTTCTCGAAGACCGACTGGAACGCGGGGCCGTCCGCCGCTCGCTCTTCGGTCTCCGTGTCGTTTGCTCCCATACCGGCAACGCCGCCGCGACGGGCAAAACCGTACCGGCCACGGCAAAGTGCCACAGGCGGGGATCGCGAGCCCGTTACAGTCCCTCCCGCATCGCCTCGAGGTCCTCGGCCGCGTGGCCACAGACGATCCGCGCGTCGTGGCGTCGTTCGAGGTCCTCGAGCGTCCGCAGGCTCTCGAGCCAGTCGCGCTTGCTCCAGAGGAGGTAGCCGCCCATGGGGAGTCCGTACTCGTAGTTGGCCCGCGTGTAGGCCTGATCGCCGGCGAGGATCACCGTGCCAGTGTCGTCGAGGTCGAGTTTGACTCCGAGGAGGCCGGGCGTGTGGCCCGGCAGGTGGAGCAATTCGAGGCCGTCGAAGAGCTGCCGCCGGTCGCGGTGGACGATCTCCCACGCGAGGTCCCGATCGAAGTCGCCGCGGACGTAGGCGTCGTCGCCCTCGTCGGTCGTGACGCTGTAGTAAGCGTGTTTCAGTTCGTCCTCGTGAGCGACGATCGGGGTGTCGGTCCCCTCGAAGGCGTAGAGGCCGCCGGCGTGGTCCAGATGGAGGTGGGTCTGGATCACGTAATCGACGTCGTCGACCGCGTAGCCGGCGTCGGCGAGGTCGTCCTCGAGCGGCCGCAGCCCGGTGTGTTCGAAGGTCGCATAGAGGTCGTCGGGCCAGTGGCCGTCGGCGGCCGCGGGATGGGAGCCGGTGTCCCAGAGGATCGTCCCCTCGGGATGCTCGATAATGACGTTGTAGACCGGGCCCTCGCCCATCATCGTCTCGGGATCGGGGTCGTTCGCGGTCCCCCGGACGTAACCCTCCACAGCGTTGTTGACATCGCTGGTGACTGTCCCGCGATCGATCGGCGTCAGCGTCGCGTCGACCATGGCGACGACACGACCGCCCGACTCATATTCGTGTGGGAAGCGGTGACGAACACCGTCGTCCGGGGTCGGAACCCGACTCGAGGGCCGCTCGCGCCCCGCTGTGAATGCGTGCCGATTGCCTATCCGTCGGGGCGCCGTATCCGACACATGGTCAAGCTCTCGACGCTCGTCGTCCTCGCCGGCGCGGTGCTGCTCGTCTTCCCGATTCCGCCGATCGCCAGCGCCTTCGGCGGGGTCGCCGTCATCGCCATCGGGCTCGCGCTTCGATTGCTGACGGACAAGTGACAAGCGGTGCGCGCTGGACGCTCGCCGGCGGCCCGATCGCCTGCACTGTTGGGTCGATTATTTTATTGATCGGCGATCGAGTATCGGCCATGCGCTCGACTCCGCAGGTAGCCGTCGCCGGCGGTGGGCTGGCCGGGCTCGTCGCCGCCCGTCATCTCGCCGCCGCCGGCGCGGACGTGACGCTGTTCGAACGCCGCGAGACGACCGGGGGTCGCGTCCGAACCCTCGAGCGGGACGGCTTTCGGTTCGACCGGGGCTTTCAGGTCTGCTTTACCGCCTATCCCGCCGTCCGACGCGAACTCGATTGCGGGGAACTGGCGCTCCGTCGGTTCGCGCCGGGAGCGACGATCGCCGGCCCCGACG containing:
- a CDS encoding SDR family oxidoreductase gives rise to the protein MTDSQPLDRVLVAGASGATGEELLSVLRPTDLTVRATTRSYGNVDALGRHGADEVVVADFFDSGDAVAAVEDCDLVCCALGTPPSLRHTIGTKLVDRTGVINLVTAAVAAEVSYFVFESAIGVGDSKAGLSLPARLLLRGSLRAKRDAETALRRSGLGYTIVRPGRLTDDPPSGDVIVGQGGDSVAGSIPRADVARVMAAAPFTPDARNRTFEIVSRDGLSGTPRHRVDVDWADDILTARRDHRHA
- a CDS encoding DUF7541 family protein → MSDHTQRLEPERGDGTKPWPLFVALGLAGSEVGIVVGLGPVAVAGLVVFAASLAGILVDAGYVDRPLPFAAKTGAAFVAVGAILAAHGTGTVSIALLEPLTGLASRGVALLVAGIATLVGAGLLWTRRPADERPDR
- a CDS encoding transporter, with the protein product MVKLSTLVVLAGAVLLVFPIPPIASAFGGVAVIAIGLALRLLTDK
- a CDS encoding DUF7331 family protein, whose product is MPDKTRGSNGVAEQETDDGTVRIFDTENDAAWLESDTTLSIAWQT
- a CDS encoding GMP synthase subunit A produces the protein MTKIVVVDNHGQFTHLEGRALRDLGVDTEIVDNDTPPEEVDADGVVLSGGPDMDRIGKSAAYLEADVPVLGICLGMQLIAAELGGSVGSGEYGGYADVTVDIVDDDDPLTGSLHPETRVWASHADEVTELPAGFELTARSDVCDVEAMSDTDRDLYGVQWHPEVAHTEEGEEIFENFLAICESR
- a CDS encoding N-acyl homoserine lactonase family protein, producing the protein MVDATLTPIDRGTVTSDVNNAVEGYVRGTANDPDPETMMGEGPVYNVIIEHPEGTILWDTGSHPAAADGHWPDDLYATFEHTGLRPLEDDLADAGYAVDDVDYVIQTHLHLDHAGGLYAFEGTDTPIVAHEDELKHAYYSVTTDEGDDAYVRGDFDRDLAWEIVHRDRRQLFDGLELLHLPGHTPGLLGVKLDLDDTGTVILAGDQAYTRANYEYGLPMGGYLLWSKRDWLESLRTLEDLERRHDARIVCGHAAEDLEAMREGL
- a CDS encoding alpha/beta fold hydrolase, translating into MAGSYQPGDVEPISGSYVHVEVEGVDHRIYFEENGPEDGIPLLCQHTAGNNCQEWRHLLTDDEITEEFRVIAHDLPYHGKSVPPTTQDWWTEDYTMTAEKFTETLVNLADALDLEDPIYMGSSMGGNIALELADWYPERFRALIGLECGAHSPGFYIDWLDHPEVNTTEVNAYACWGLMAPQSPEQTKRETMYLYEQGATGVFKGDLYYYSVDHDYRDKLEEVNADECPLYIANGEYDYLTTPEDGRQTAEGIGEGATAIEFAEIGHFPMSEHPELFNAYVREVLADVTGDRDDELPDVLEPDDVGIELHQKGPARETETD
- a CDS encoding methylmalonyl-CoA mutase family protein, which gives rise to MYDDEDLEAIREAADEWERETLAPTLERRGERKERFATVSNHEVDRLYTPDDVSDLDYREDLGFPGEEPYTRGPYPTMYRGRTWTMRQFAGFGTAEETNERFHYLIDEGQTGLSVAFDMPSLMGLDSDDPMSEGEIGKEGVAVDTLRDMEILFEGIDLAAISTSFTINPSAPVIYAMYVALADRRGVDRQQLRGTLQNDMFKEFIAQKEWVIPPEPSLDLVTDVVEFSTAETPKFHPISVSGYHIREAGSTAAQELAFTLADGFGYVEDAVERGLDVDEFAPRLSFFFNCHNSFFEEIAKFRAARRIYARVMDDWYDAAADESKRLKFHTQTAGQSLTAQQPLNNVARVTIQALAGVLGGTQSLHTNSFDEALALPGEKAVRVALRTQQIIAEESGAADIVDPMGGSFAVEALTDEIEATAMAYIEEIREMGNGSVRDGILNGIGDGYFLREIQEASYEYQERVERGGEIVVGVNEYTLEEDTSPDILQIDEATAERQLERLESVKADRDDAAVEDALEALDEACERGENTMPYIVDAVKAYATMGEIMAVFEERYGAYSEEIGLA
- a CDS encoding MBL fold metallo-hydrolase: MDRISLGNDEFEGRNNAYVLADDAAGELALVDTGIAVDPVRTDLRDGLANRGYETADIDAIVLTHFHADHAGLAGEIQAESGATVYVHEADAPLVAGEEDAVAAVEDRRRELLAEWGVPEDARRALLAFFESAEIEGPPAETTPVEDGDILAVGGHRLETVHAPGHAAGLCCFEIDDGDEAFVGDALLPVYTPNVGGADVRVDRPLEKYVGTLERLVDRDYDRAWPGHRDPIDDPTARAETILEHHRERAATIVEFLADHGPADAWTVSSHLFGDLEGIHILHGPGEAYAHLDHLRHEGIVAFEDGKYRLEREPDATEPIV
- a CDS encoding DUF6684 family protein, translating into MSRRAFDAEVTLDLAVNLLPFLIMAFFVGVFAVFNPWGVDPLQSALQFSILFATMGALAVATYLAARAIETDDRTRHDAGDS
- a CDS encoding acyl-CoA thioesterase; amino-acid sequence: MGANDTETEERAADGPAFQSVFENRVRFAETDQQGIVFYGEYFTFQDEAVSAFFRAIDYGYEQMRADGWQIHVVNTELNYRAGAEFEDVIVNELRVADIGTSSLEYEYRAKRERDDAVLVDGTVTQVAVDTETEEPTRIPDDFRDAVAALQGGLETDGQR